The following are from one region of the Staphylococcus argenteus genome:
- a CDS encoding RNA-directed DNA polymerase, which produces MDKLKLITEMSNKEARAFLLKSQSYCSIDLPGYFNFDCILEEINNKFEKINENNVKNYVKMNNLKEQDDINCKIYANKDGNFDWRPLEIINPYLYIYLVRYLTRTDVWYQLVNCFNNNKVERITVASIPVESQISTKDKKEQIYNWWDEVEQESIVYALDYKKIIHLDISNCYGSIYTHVISWAIHGKNHAKNQKRNKNLLGNKIDYLIQLMQNNQTNGIPQGSILMDFVAEIILTYADKLLENKIGDYDIDYKIIRYRDDYRIFANDSETINIVTKALNVVLMTLNFKLNSKKTVYSEDIIISSIKEDKISYQDIISSIYTKISPNELVFHLNLPKHLLKILMFSKRYPNSGSVMKMLNEFHVYRLDDIKLNEHTYNIQCISILTEIMMTNLKTTPLCIAIISSFINSFDICEKQKIIEKIIKKVSSTPNVDLVNIWLQRLTIKELNSLKYDTNLCEFVCGNREKIFNISWIKGIKNQVELKNIIDTDYIENMENIISPEETSLFLY; this is translated from the coding sequence ATGGATAAATTAAAATTAATAACTGAAATGAGCAATAAAGAAGCTAGAGCATTTTTATTAAAAAGTCAAAGTTACTGTAGTATTGATTTACCTGGATACTTTAATTTTGATTGTATATTAGAAGAAATTAATAATAAATTTGAAAAAATAAATGAGAATAATGTTAAAAATTATGTAAAGATGAACAATTTGAAAGAACAAGACGATATTAACTGTAAAATATATGCAAACAAAGATGGGAATTTTGATTGGCGTCCTTTAGAAATTATAAATCCATATTTATACATTTATTTAGTTAGATATTTGACACGAACGGATGTATGGTATCAATTAGTCAATTGCTTTAATAATAATAAAGTGGAAAGAATTACAGTGGCTAGCATACCAGTAGAGTCTCAGATTAGCACTAAAGATAAGAAAGAACAAATTTATAATTGGTGGGATGAGGTTGAGCAAGAGTCAATAGTATATGCTTTAGATTATAAAAAAATTATACATTTAGACATTAGCAATTGTTATGGATCAATTTATACACACGTTATTTCCTGGGCTATTCATGGTAAAAATCATGCGAAGAACCAAAAAAGAAACAAAAATTTGCTTGGTAATAAAATTGACTATTTAATACAATTAATGCAAAATAACCAGACTAATGGAATTCCTCAAGGAAGTATATTGATGGATTTTGTTGCCGAAATAATTTTAACTTATGCAGATAAATTACTAGAAAACAAAATAGGAGATTATGATATTGATTATAAAATAATTAGATATAGAGATGATTATAGGATATTTGCTAATGATAGCGAAACTATTAATATAGTTACAAAGGCTTTAAACGTTGTTTTAATGACATTAAATTTTAAATTGAATTCTAAGAAAACAGTATACTCAGAAGATATTATTATTTCTTCAATAAAAGAAGATAAAATTTCTTATCAGGATATCATTTCGTCTATCTATACAAAGATTAGTCCAAATGAATTGGTATTTCATTTGAATTTGCCAAAACATTTATTAAAGATACTAATGTTTAGCAAAAGATACCCTAATTCTGGAAGTGTCATGAAAATGTTAAATGAATTCCATGTATATAGATTAGATGATATTAAATTAAATGAACATACTTACAATATACAATGTATAAGTATATTGACGGAAATAATGATGACCAATCTTAAGACCACTCCATTATGTATAGCAATAATAAGTTCGTTTATCAATTCATTTGATATATGTGAAAAACAAAAAATCATAGAAAAAATTATTAAAAAGGTATCTAGTACCCCTAATGTGGATTTAGTCAATATATGGTTACAAAGATTGACAATTAAAGAACTTAACTCTTTGAAATATGACACTAATTTATGTGAATTTGTATGTGGCAACAGAGAGAAAATATTCAATATTTCTTGGATTAAAGGAATTAAAAATCAAGTTGAATTAAAAAATATAATTGATACAGATTATATTGAGAATATGGAAAATATAATAAGCCCCGAAGAGACATCATTGTTTTTATACTAA
- a CDS encoding tRNA dihydrouridine synthase, producing the protein MKENFWSELPRPFFILAPMEDVTDIVFRHVVSEAARPDVFFTEFTNTESFCHPEGIHSVRGRLTFSEDEQPMVAHIWGDKPEQFRETSIQLAKMGFKGIDLNMGCPVANVAKKGKGSGLILRPDVAAEIIQATKAGGLPVSVKTRLGYYEIDEWKDWLKHVLEQDIANLSIHLRTRKEMSKVDAHWELIEAIKNLRDEIAPNTLLTINGDIPDRKTGLELAEKYGIDGVMIGRGIFHNPFAFEKEPREHTSKELLDLLRLHLSLFNKYEKDEIRQFKSLRRFFKIYVRGIRGASELRHQLMNTQSIAEARALLDEFEAQMDEDVKIEL; encoded by the coding sequence ATGAAAGAAAATTTTTGGAGTGAATTACCACGTCCATTTTTTATTTTGGCGCCAATGGAAGACGTTACAGATATCGTCTTTCGACATGTTGTAAGTGAAGCAGCTAGACCGGATGTGTTTTTCACTGAATTTACAAATACTGAGAGCTTTTGCCATCCTGAAGGCATACATAGTGTGCGCGGACGCTTAACTTTTAGTGAAGATGAACAGCCGATGGTAGCTCATATATGGGGAGATAAGCCAGAACAGTTCCGTGAAACGAGTATTCAATTAGCTAAAATGGGTTTCAAAGGTATTGATTTAAATATGGGATGTCCTGTAGCAAATGTTGCTAAAAAAGGTAAAGGTTCCGGATTAATCTTAAGACCTGACGTCGCTGCCGAAATTATTCAAGCAACTAAAGCAGGTGGGCTTCCGGTAAGTGTTAAAACACGCCTTGGCTACTATGAAATCGATGAATGGAAAGATTGGTTGAAGCACGTGTTAGAACAAGACATTGCAAATTTATCTATTCATCTTCGTACACGTAAAGAAATGAGTAAAGTAGATGCACACTGGGAATTAATCGAAGCTATTAAAAATTTACGTGACGAAATTGCACCAAATACATTGTTAACAATTAACGGTGATATTCCCGATAGAAAAACAGGACTTGAACTTGCAGAAAAATATGGCATTGATGGCGTCATGATTGGTAGAGGCATTTTCCATAATCCATTCGCATTTGAAAAAGAACCACGCGAACACACAAGCAAAGAACTATTAGACCTGTTGAGATTACATTTATCATTGTTTAACAAATATGAAAAAGATGAAATAAGACAATTCAAGAGCTTGCGTAGATTCTTTAAAATCTATGTGCGTGGCATAAGAGGCGCTAGCGAACTTCGCCATCAATTGATGAACACACAATCAATTGCAGAAGCACGAGCACTTCTAGATGAATTTGAAGCCCAAATGGACGAAGACGTTAAAATTGAATTATAG
- a CDS encoding DUF6007 family protein encodes MGDLKQSLKGLGWWDLFFAVPMFLLFAYLPNYNFITIFLNIVIIIFFSIGLILTTHIMIDKIKNNSK; translated from the coding sequence ATGGGAGATTTAAAGCAATCTTTAAAAGGTTTAGGTTGGTGGGATTTGTTTTTTGCAGTACCTATGTTTCTGTTATTCGCGTACTTACCAAACTATAATTTTATAACTATATTTCTTAACATTGTTATCATTATTTTCTTTTCCATAGGCCTGATTTTAACTACGCATATAATGATAGATAAAATTAAGAACAACTCGAAATAA
- a CDS encoding TfoX/Sxy family protein → MATEQDINDLFLNLVNSSDVKTRKMMGEYIIYYDGVVIGGLYDNRLLVKATKSARHQLQDNTLVSPYPGAKEMILIPDFAEATNLTDLFKIVKNDLKK, encoded by the coding sequence ATGGCGACAGAGCAAGATATAAATGATTTGTTTTTAAATCTAGTGAATTCAAGTGACGTTAAAACTAGAAAGATGATGGGAGAATATATTATTTACTATGATGGTGTTGTTATAGGTGGTTTGTATGATAATAGATTGCTGGTCAAAGCGACTAAAAGTGCACGTCATCAATTGCAAGATAATACATTAGTTTCGCCATATCCAGGTGCTAAGGAAATGATATTAATTCCAGACTTTGCCGAAGCAACAAATCTCACTGATCTATTTAAAATCGTAAAAAATGATTTGAAAAAGTGA
- a CDS encoding FAD-dependent monooxygenase has product MNNRDNHTSVLVVGGSLVGLSTSAFLSNQNVKNIVIERHPGSALHPKAMGFTPRTMEIFDKIDIAKLIPQSPSNFRLRRARIESLDGEWFEETEWTPGDVDESKVSYSPFNGAAIAQDKLEPIIMNRAIELGSDIRMNTELVSFSQDKYGVTATVRNRENNEEYEITADYLVAADGNRSPIREKLGIEREGVGDLRIMRSVLFKAPLDAYLESGVRQFDIDQEDLKAFLTSYGDSRWVLMFKDDIERTEKEMHKDIIKAIGRNDLDIEIITSGRWELAALIAKTFSVGRIFLAGDSAHTLPPTRGGFGANTGIQDAYNLAWKLAAVISKKATPDLLDTYDKERRPVANMRHDQTFARPDYKSYTQNNYDIAVIDDDAIEFGELYRSDAIIGADDSLPSALRLDQWKGQPGTRVPYLSFNNQKKESSTLDIVGDNWIILTADKVWKGIAQEMVGQFEATIDIFQVTNKNVGKQTFCDAFGISEEGAVVVRPDGVIAWRSENRPEDTRGILKSALDNLLFKDK; this is encoded by the coding sequence ATGAATAATAGAGATAATCATACGTCTGTACTTGTAGTAGGTGGTAGTTTAGTAGGTTTGTCTACTAGTGCATTTTTATCAAACCAAAATGTGAAAAATATTGTAATTGAACGTCATCCGGGTAGTGCGTTGCATCCTAAAGCGATGGGATTTACTCCTAGAACTATGGAAATATTCGATAAAATTGATATCGCAAAATTGATTCCACAGTCACCATCTAATTTCCGATTAAGAAGAGCTAGAATTGAAAGTTTAGACGGTGAATGGTTTGAGGAAACAGAATGGACACCTGGTGATGTTGATGAAAGTAAAGTTAGTTACTCACCATTTAATGGTGCCGCAATTGCGCAGGATAAATTAGAACCTATCATTATGAATCGTGCTATAGAACTTGGCTCAGACATTAGAATGAACACAGAGCTAGTCTCATTTAGTCAAGATAAATATGGTGTTACTGCAACTGTTAGAAACCGTGAAAATAATGAAGAATACGAAATTACAGCCGACTATCTTGTAGCAGCAGATGGTAATCGTAGTCCAATTCGTGAAAAATTAGGAATTGAACGTGAAGGTGTTGGGGATTTAAGAATTATGCGTAGTGTTCTATTTAAAGCGCCATTAGATGCATATTTAGAATCAGGTGTACGTCAATTTGATATAGATCAAGAAGATTTAAAAGCCTTTTTAACAAGTTATGGTGACAGTCGTTGGGTATTAATGTTTAAAGACGATATTGAGCGAACTGAAAAAGAGATGCATAAAGATATAATTAAAGCTATTGGTCGTAACGATTTAGATATCGAAATTATTACAAGTGGTCGTTGGGAATTAGCTGCTTTAATAGCTAAAACATTTTCAGTAGGTAGAATCTTTTTAGCAGGAGACTCAGCACATACATTGCCACCAACACGAGGAGGTTTCGGTGCAAATACTGGAATCCAAGATGCATATAATTTAGCTTGGAAACTAGCTGCAGTTATATCTAAAAAAGCAACACCAGATTTGTTAGATACGTATGATAAAGAACGTCGACCTGTGGCTAATATGCGACATGATCAAACGTTTGCTCGTCCTGATTACAAATCATATACACAAAATAATTACGACATTGCTGTAATTGACGATGATGCGATAGAGTTTGGTGAATTATATCGCTCTGATGCAATTATTGGAGCAGACGACTCATTGCCATCAGCTTTACGTCTTGATCAATGGAAAGGTCAACCTGGAACACGAGTACCGTATTTAAGTTTTAATAATCAAAAAAAAGAAAGTTCAACACTTGATATCGTTGGTGACAATTGGATTATATTAACAGCAGATAAAGTATGGAAAGGTATTGCCCAGGAAATGGTTGGTCAATTTGAAGCAACGATTGATATTTTCCAAGTAACAAATAAAAATGTAGGTAAGCAAACATTTTGTGATGCATTTGGTATAAGCGAAGAAGGTGCAGTAGTTGTTAGACCAGATGGTGTAATAGCTTGGCGCTCTGAAAATAGACCTGAAGATACAAGAGGTATTTTGAAATCAGCATTAGACAACTTGTTATTTAAAGATAAATAA
- a CDS encoding MarR family winged helix-turn-helix transcriptional regulator — protein MTNYAVQTIREIQEIALKSKIDANEAIQDLGLSAQQGRIIKYIYTHQDQSVSQKDLADYFNVSTASIGGSLKVLEKHNYIKRTRKHENARQYDIIVLPLGESIIDDFDKKIKENNEKYKSFLSEEEFKTLHELLVKIKTQF, from the coding sequence ATGACAAATTATGCTGTTCAAACGATACGAGAAATTCAAGAAATTGCTTTAAAAAGTAAAATTGATGCAAATGAAGCGATTCAAGATTTGGGATTATCTGCGCAACAAGGTCGCATTATTAAATATATTTATACACATCAAGATCAGTCTGTGAGTCAAAAAGATTTAGCCGATTACTTTAACGTTTCGACAGCAAGTATTGGTGGCTCTCTAAAAGTGTTAGAAAAACACAATTACATTAAACGTACGAGAAAGCATGAAAATGCGAGACAATACGATATTATTGTCTTGCCATTAGGAGAAAGTATTATTGATGATTTTGACAAAAAAATAAAAGAAAACAATGAAAAATATAAGAGCTTTTTATCAGAAGAAGAGTTTAAGACTTTACATGAGTTACTAGTTAAGATAAAAACACAATTTTAG
- a CDS encoding phosphatidylinositol-specific phospholipase C translates to MKNCIKTLFLSIILIVASSLCHSAQASDSLSKSPENWMSKLDDSKHLTEINIPGSHDSGSFTLKDPVKSVWAKTQDKDYLTQMKSGIRFFDIRGRASANNIISVHHGMVYLHHELGKFLDDAKYYLSAYPNETIVMSMKKDYGSDSKVTKTFEEIFREYYFNNPQYQNLFYTGNSANPTLKETKGKIVLFNRMGGTYINSGYGADTSGIQWADNATFETKINNGSLNLQVQDEYKDYYDKKVEAVKNLLAKAKTDSNKDNVYVNFLRVASGGSAFNSTYNYASHINPEIAKTIKANGKARTGWLIVDYAGYPWPGYDDIVSEIIDSNK, encoded by the coding sequence ATGAAAAATTGTATTAAGACTTTGTTTTTAAGTATCATTTTGATAGTGGCGAGTAGTTTATGCCATTCTGCACAAGCGTCAGATTCGTTGAGTAAAAGTCCGGAAAATTGGATGAGTAAACTTGATGATAGCAAACATTTAACTGAGATTAATATACCGGGTTCACATGATAGTGGTTCATTCACTTTAAAGGATCCAGTAAAATCAGTTTGGGCAAAGACTCAAGATAAAGATTATCTTACGCAAATGAAATCTGGGATTAGATTTTTTGATATTAGAGGTAGAGCAAGTGCTAATAATATCATTTCAGTACATCATGGCATGGTTTATTTGCATCATGAATTAGGAAAATTTCTTGATGATGCTAAATATTATTTGAGTGCCTATCCAAACGAAACAATTGTGATGTCTATGAAAAAGGACTATGGTAGCGATTCTAAAGTTACAAAGACATTTGAAGAGATTTTTAGAGAGTATTATTTTAATAATCCGCAATATCAGAATCTTTTTTACACAGGAAATAGCGCGAATCCTACTTTAAAAGAGACGAAAGGTAAAATTGTCCTATTCAATAGAATGGGTGGCACATACATAAATAGTGGTTATGGTGCTGACACGTCAGGCATTCAATGGGCAGATAACGCGACATTTGAAACGAAAATTAATAATGGCAGCTTAAATTTACAAGTACAAGATGAGTACAAAGATTACTATGATAAAAAAGTTGAAGCTGTTAAAAATTTATTGGCTAAAGCTAAAACGGATAGTAACAAAGACAATGTATATGTGAATTTCTTGCGTGTGGCGTCTGGAGGTAGTGCATTTAATAGTACTTACAATTATGCGTCACATATAAATCCTGAAATTGCAAAAACGATTAAAGCAAACGGGAAAGCTAGAACGGGTTGGTTAATTGTTGACTATGCAGGATATCCGTGGCCTGGATATGATGATATCGTAAGCGAAATTATAGATAGTAATAAATAA
- a CDS encoding tandem-type lipoprotein codes for MMKRLNKLVLGISFLFLVISITAGCGMGKEAEVKKSFEKTLSMYPIKNLEDLYDKEGYRDDQFDKNDKGTWIVNSEMVVQPNNEDMVAKGMVLYMNRNTRTTNGYYYVDVTKDEDEGKPHDNEKRYPVKMVDNKIIPTKEIKDEKIKKEIENFKFFVQYGNFKDLSKYKDGDISYNPEVPSYSAKYQLTNDDYNVKQLRKRYDIPTNKAPKLLLKGTGNLKGSSVGYKDIEFTFVEKKEENIYFSDSLGFKPNGGK; via the coding sequence GTGATGAAACGTTTAAATAAATTAGTGTTAGGTATTAGTTTCTTATTTTTAGTCATTAGTATTACTGCTGGTTGCGGTATGGGTAAAGAAGCGGAAGTTAAGAAAAGCTTTGAAAAAACATTGAGTATGTACCCTATTAAAAATCTAGAGGATTTATACGATAAGGAAGGCTATCGTGATGATCAGTTTGATAAAAATGATAAAGGGACGTGGATTGTTAATTCGGAAATGGTTGTTCAACCTAATAATGAAGATATGGTAGCTAAAGGCATGGTTCTATATATGAATAGAAATACAAGAACAACAAATGGTTATTACTATGTCGATGTGACTAAGGACGAGGATGAAGGAAAACCGCATGACAATGAAAAAAGATATCCAGTTAAAATGGTCGACAATAAAATCATTCCAACAAAAGAAATTAAAGATGAAAAAATAAAAAAAGAAATCGAAAACTTTAAGTTCTTTGTTCAATATGGAAACTTTAAAGATTTATCGAAGTACAAAGATGGCGACATTTCATATAATCCAGAGGTACCGAGTTACTCAGCCAAATATCAATTAACTAATGATGACTATAATGTAAAGCAATTACGTAAAAGATATGACATACCAACAAATAAAGCACCGAAGTTGTTGTTGAAAGGTACAGGGAATTTAAAAGGTTCATCAGTTGGATATAAAGACATTGAATTTACGTTTGTAGAGAAAAAAGAAGAAAACATATACTTTAGTGATAGCTTAGGATTTAAACCAAATGGAGGTAAATAA
- a CDS encoding tandem-type lipoprotein, whose translation MMKRLNKLVLGISLLFLIISIVAGCGTGKEAEIKKSFEKTLSMYPIKNLEDLYDKEGYRDDQFDKKDKGTWVVNSEMATQNKGEALKIKGMVLYMNRNTKTTKGYYYVNAIKNDKDGRPQENEKRYPVKMVDNKVIPTKEIKDENIKIEIENFKFFVQYGNFKDLSKYKGGDVSYNPEVPSYSAKYQLTNDEYNVKQLRKRYDIPTNKAPKILLKGSGNLKGSSVGYKNIEFTFVEEKGKNIYFSDSLDYKKSEEV comes from the coding sequence ATTATGAAACGATTAAATAAATTAGTGTTAGGTATTAGTCTTCTGTTTTTAATCATCAGTATCGTTGCTGGTTGTGGTACAGGTAAAGAAGCGGAAATTAAGAAGAGTTTTGAAAAGACATTGAGTATGTATCCAATTAAAAATCTTGAGGATTTATACGATAAGGAAGGCTATCGTGATGATCAGTTTGATAAAAAGGATAAAGGGACATGGGTTGTTAATTCGGAAATGGCGACTCAAAATAAGGGAGAAGCTTTAAAAATTAAAGGTATGGTCTTGTATATGAATAGAAATACCAAAACAACAAAAGGATATTATTATGTAAATGCAATAAAGAATGATAAAGACGGAAGACCCCAAGAGAATGAAAAAAGGTACCCAGTTAAAATGGTTGATAATAAAGTTATTCCAACAAAAGAAATTAAAGATGAAAACATAAAAATAGAAATCGAAAACTTTAAGTTCTTTGTTCAATATGGAAACTTTAAAGATTTGTCGAAGTACAAAGGTGGAGATGTTTCATATAATCCAGAGGTGCCAAGTTATTCAGCAAAATATCAATTAACTAATGATGAATATAATGTAAAACAATTACGCAAAAGATATGATATACCGACGAATAAAGCTCCAAAGATATTGTTAAAAGGTTCAGGGAATTTAAAAGGTTCATCAGTTGGATATAAAAATATAGAATTTACTTTTGTAGAGGAAAAAGGTAAAAATATATACTTTAGTGATAGCTTAGATTATAAAAAAAGTGAAGAAGTATAA
- a CDS encoding tandem-type lipoprotein, protein MIKRINKLVLGISFLFLTIFIGGCGIGKEAEIKKSFEKTLSMYPIKNLEDLYDKEGYRDDQFDKKDKGTWTISSEMANQKKGEALNIKGMVLKINRNTRSAKGFYYVNAIKKDEDGRPKDNQIEYPVKMIDNKIIPTKEIKDEKIKKEIENFKFFAQYGNFKDLTKYKDGDISYNPEAPIYSAKYQLTNDDYNVKQLRKRYDIPTNKAPKLLLKGSGNLDGSSVGYKKIEFTFVEKKGENIYFTANLHFKPSNDE, encoded by the coding sequence ATGATAAAACGTATAAATAAATTAGTATTAGGCATTAGTTTCTTATTTTTAACAATTTTTATTGGAGGTTGTGGCATAGGTAAAGAAGCGGAAATTAAGAAAAGTTTTGAAAAGACATTGAGTATGTACCCTATTAAAAATCTAGAGGATTTATACGATAAGGAAGGCTATCGTGATGATCAGTTTGATAAAAAGGATAAAGGGACATGGACTATTAGTTCTGAAATGGCAAATCAGAAAAAGGGAGAAGCCTTAAATATAAAAGGAATGGTTTTGAAGATAAATAGAAATACAAGAAGTGCAAAAGGATTTTACTATGTTAATGCAATAAAGAAGGATGAAGATGGCAGACCTAAGGATAATCAAATAGAATATCCTGTTAAAATGATTGACAATAAAATCATTCCAACAAAAGAAATCAAAGATGAAAAAATAAAAAAAGAAATTGAAAACTTTAAGTTTTTCGCGCAGTATGGCAATTTTAAAGATTTGACGAAGTATAAAGATGGAGATATTTCATATAATCCAGAAGCCCCGATTTATTCAGCAAAATATCAACTAACCAATGATGATTATAATGTAAAGCAATTACGTAAAAGATATGATATACCAACGAATAAAGCTCCAAAGTTATTGTTAAAAGGTTCAGGAAATTTAGATGGTTCATCAGTTGGATACAAAAAAATTGAATTTACTTTTGTGGAGAAAAAAGGGGAAAATATATACTTTACAGCTAACCTACATTTTAAACCGAGTAATGATGAATAA
- a CDS encoding tandem-type lipoprotein codes for MMKRLNKLVLGISFLFLTIFIGGCGIGKEAEIKKSFEKTMSMYPIKNLEDLYDKEGYRDDQFDKKDKGTWIINSQMAIQNKGEPMKSKGMVLYMNRNTRTTNGYYYVNVIKGEDKGKHQDNEKRYPVKMVDNKIIPTKEINEENIKKEIENFKFFVQYGNFKDLENYKDGDISYNPEVPSYSAKYQLTNDDYNVKQLRKRYDIPTNKAPKLLLKGTGNLKGSSVGYKDIEFTFVENKSENIYFSDGLIFKPSEDK; via the coding sequence GTGATGAAACGTTTAAATAAATTAGTGTTAGGTATTAGTTTCTTATTTTTAACAATTTTTATTGGAGGTTGTGGCATAGGTAAAGAAGCGGAAATTAAGAAAAGTTTTGAAAAGACAATGAGTATGTATCCGATTAAAAATCTAGAGGATTTATACGATAAAGAAGGTTATCGTGATGATCAATTTGATAAAAAAGATAAGGGAACATGGATTATCAATTCTCAAATGGCAATTCAAAATAAAGGAGAACCTATGAAATCAAAAGGTATGGTTCTGTATATGAATAGAAATACAAGAACAACAAATGGCTATTATTATGTTAATGTGATTAAGGGCGAGGATAAAGGTAAACATCAAGACAACGAAAAAAGATACCCTGTTAAAATGGTTGACAATAAAATAATCCCTACTAAAGAAATTAATGAGGAAAACATAAAAAAAGAAATCGAAAACTTTAAGTTTTTTGTTCAATATGGAAACTTTAAAGATTTGGAAAATTATAAAGACGGAGACATTTCATATAATCCAGAGGTGCCGAGTTATTCGGCTAAATATCAATTAACTAATGATGATTATAATGTAAAACAATTACGTAAAAGATATGACATACCAACAAATAAAGCGCCGAAGTTGTTGTTGAAAGGTACAGGGAATTTAAAAGGTTCATCAGTTGGATATAAAGACATTGAATTTACGTTTGTAGAGAATAAAAGTGAAAACATTTACTTTAGTGATGGGTTAATTTTTAAACCAAGTGAGGATAAATAA
- a CDS encoding tandem-type lipoprotein, whose protein sequence is MMKRLNKLVLGISFLILVISITAGCSMGKEAEIKKSFEKTLSMYPIKNLEDLYDKEGYRDDQFDKNDKGTWIINSEMVIQPKGERMKSKGMVLYMNRNTKTTTGKYIVSETLHDEDGRPKSKDKEYPVKMVGNKIIPTKDIKDEKIKKEIENFKFFVQYGNFKDLSKYKGGDISYNPEVPSYSAKYQLTNDDYNVKQLHKRYDIPTKKAPKLLLKGTGNLKGSSVGYKDIEFTFVEKKGENIYFTDSLHLEPSEDK, encoded by the coding sequence ATTATGAAACGATTAAACAAATTAGTGTTAGGTATCAGTTTTTTGATATTAGTCATTAGTATTACTGCTGGTTGTAGCATGGGCAAAGAGGCGGAAATTAAGAAAAGTTTTGAAAAGACATTGAGTATGTATCCGATTAAAAATCTAGAGGATTTATACGATAAAGAAGGCTATCGTGATGATCAGTTTGATAAAAATGATAAAGGCACATGGATTATTAATTCTGAAATGGTTATTCAACCTAAAGGGGAACGTATGAAATCAAAAGGTATGGTTCTATATATGAATAGAAACACTAAGACTACAACCGGGAAGTATATAGTGAGTGAAACACTTCATGATGAAGATGGTAGACCTAAGAGTAAAGATAAAGAATATCCCGTTAAAATGGTTGGCAATAAAATCATTCCTACTAAAGATATCAAAGATGAAAAAATAAAAAAGGAAATCGAAAATTTTAAGTTTTTCGTTCAATATGGCAATTTTAAAGATTTATCGAAGTACAAAGGTGGTGATATATCTTACAATCCAGAGGTGCCGAGTTATTCAGCCAAATATCAATTAACTAATGATGATTATAATGTAAAACAATTACATAAAAGATATGATATACCAACAAAAAAAGCGCCGAAGCTATTGTTGAAAGGTACAGGGAATTTAAAAGGTTCATCAGTTGGATATAAAGACATTGAATTTACTTTTGTAGAGAAAAAAGGTGAAAATATATACTTTACTGATAGTC